In Malania oleifera isolate guangnan ecotype guangnan chromosome 8, ASM2987363v1, whole genome shotgun sequence, a single window of DNA contains:
- the LOC131162052 gene encoding probable calcium-binding protein CML41 gives MSAATATASASASASKPQSKWFSGKGFRLSLPRLRSKPKSPTAPMSPSLPAISSKQDELREVFRRFDCDGDGKISCEGLRDYFVSIGESISEEDAQKVICDFDLNGDNLLDFEDFVRLMERGSEGDGDDDLRRAFEMFEVEKGSGCITPRGLQRMLSRLGDAKSYEECEAMIRVFDLDGNGVLDFHEFHQMMA, from the coding sequence atGTCAGCCGCCACAGCCACTGCCTCTGCCTCTGCCTCTGCCTCCAAGCCGCAGTCCAAGTGGTTCTCCGGCAAGGGCTTCCGTCTGAGCCTCCCCCGCCTCCGTTCAAAACCCAAATCCCCCACCGCTCCCATGTCTCCCTCCCTGCCGGCGATATCCTCAAAACAAGACGAGCTCCGGGAAGTCTTCCGGCGCTTCGACTGCGACGGCGACGGGAAAATCTCTTGCGAGGGGCTCCGGGATTACTTCGTGTCCATAGGGGAGTCCATCTCGGAGGAGGATGCCCAGAAAGTGATCTGCGATTTCGACTTGAACGGCGACAATTTGCTGGACTTTGAGGACTTCGTGCGGCTGATGGAGAGAGGGAGCGAGGGGGACGGAGACGATGACCTGAGAAGGGCTTTTGAGATGTTCGAAGTGGAAAAGGGCAGTGGGTGCATCACCCCCAGAGGATTGCAGAGGATGCTGAGCCGATTGGGGGACGCCAAGTCGTACGAAGAGTGCGAAGCCATGATTCGAGTTTTTGATCTTGACGGTAATGGCGTTCTTGATTTCCATGAGTTTCACCAGATGATGGCTTGA